One Saccharomyces mikatae IFO 1815 strain IFO1815 genome assembly, chromosome: 16 genomic region harbors:
- the SKI3 gene encoding SKI complex subunit tetratricopeptide repeat protein SKI3 (similar to Saccharomyces cerevisiae SKI3 (YPR189W); ancestral locus Anc_7.546), translating into MSDVKQLLKEAKQGLKCRDYEETIEISERVLKLDPDNYFAHIFLGKALSSLPTNNDVSSNSNLQRATTHYISATKLLPDNLLAWKGLFLLFKTTEVVPDILSYDEYFDLCGQYADALLKQEQSQVELVNDIKLLKKTHPDCQKAFYQHLKPGSLMAETIGRHLSTSQDALLNLIRILTNTETTEIGKAVSQNRLKLKASDPDYQIKLNSFSWEIIKNSEIDQLYNQLVNILTDDQLRSEIENQWLEYRMKVLKSMPLDVKKDFFTKVKNMVEDMVLVNHQSLLAWQKFFEWTDYEDLDNMDAALILKYFKKFPKDPLAMILYSWLSSKLSKYDVKSLESASQSSGSNNNEKKEADIKVIDEGDEHEVKDHGENETKEDDEEDLDDIEIGLLEDEVVTVLTENILKCKNNILAHRILCQYYLLTKEYEAALPYIKNGISLIAYNIKDLGVFLPLTKREFSLDLATVYTYVDAPKDHNAALRLYDNILSGDSDNIQAKMGKGIIFIERKNWKDAMTLLTEVHEQSPDNLEVLSELSWSKAHMGQMDESLIGLDTVVKAIKGMDLRSIDFRALNLWRQAKVYIMIHTSSSDPQQENIKRAFKLLIQSIKILDTFAPGFSTLGDIYCHYYKDHSRAFKCYFKAFDLNAGDYTASKYITETYANKPNWQAASSIASRLIKGEKAKAELRKNNWPFRVVGIAHLEKQEESDSIEWFQSALRIDPNDVESWVGLGQAYHACGRIEASIKVFDKAIQLRPSHTYAQYFKAVSLCDIGEYLESLEILKKVCQEDSTEESFQSALVEVLMKYSLDLYSQGFLLKSVSIANDTIERIKVIITELKCINQRVWICLSQVLRLFIWIESKVDTLPVESLVSIFETSELSGSKEIDSIDDIKIETLLDSTIDDNVSIACKFLILASKYSVSNENFSDIAGIVRASYWYNIGISELTAFITLKEPQYKNAAVFAFKKSIQLQSNASETWIGLGIATMDINFRVSQHCFIKATALEPKATDTWFNLAMLGLKKNDAEFAQQVLNKLQSLAPQDSSPWLGMALILEKQGNVIESSKLFAHSFILSNGRSKAAQFLYAKNVLENHINNGDDERDIEIVEKLTTTSIALEQFFKKSPENPFALQCALLTLERLHHYQHANELANRLIGILEKRFEKTQDERELFTFGIIKGQFARIHLGLGNFELSIENAELSQGIISESSDRNSMKTKISNHICLGLSHFFLNEFDQTLSQFQELLSVSKDSKHLVILIAKVLYDVGESEAKEIALQELTEYITIKGADLLITLTIAAMSILDGKREDLSIILEELKALPLSSQIIDKHKDAPYLIEEITKRLHFNDTGKQVWQRSAYFFPNNLKVWEMLNKTIQRRIASDGQNKVTAEDMSILYCETKNLRSVQRGMFLCPWNASAVQALRECF; encoded by the coding sequence ATGTCGGATGTTAAACAATTACTTAAAGAAGCTAAGCAAGGACTGAAATGTCGAGACTATGAGGAAACCATTGAGATATCAGAAAGGGTTCTTAAATTAGACCCTGATAATTACTTTGCACATATCTTTCTAGGGAAAGCATTGTCGAGTCTTCCAACAAACAATGATGTCAGttcaaattctaatttACAGCGAGCCACTACTCATTATATATCTGCTACGAAGCTGCTTCCTGACAATCTTCTAGCGTGGAAAggtcttttccttttatttaAGACCACTGAGGTTGTTCCAGATATACTTTCGTATgatgaatattttgatttgTGTGGTCAATATGCAGATGCACTCTTAAAGCAGGAACAATCTCAAGTAGAACTAGTAAATGACATAAAACTACTAAAGAAAACACACCCAGATTGCCAAAAGGCTTTTTACCAGCATTTGAAACCTGGATCGTTAATGGCAGAAACTATCGGTCGTCATTTGTCTACATCCCAGGATGCCTTATTAAATCTTATAAGGATATTGACAAATACCGAAACCACGGAAATTGGTAAGGCCGTTAGTCAGAACAGGCTGAAATTAAAAGCTAGTGATCCTGATTATCAAATTAAATTAAACTCATTTTCTTGGGaaataattaaaaattCAGAAATTGATCAGCTATACAACCAGTTGGTAAATATTCTCACTGATGATCAGTTAAGAagtgaaattgaaaaccaGTGGCTAGAGTACAGAATGAAAGTGTTAAAGTCAATGCCGTTGGATGTAAAAAAGgatttttttacaaaagTTAAGAATATGGTCGAAGATATGGTTCTTGTAAACCATCAATCGTTGCTTGCGTGGCAAAAGTTTTTTGAGTGGACAGATTACGAAGATTTAGATAACATGGATGCTGCACTGATACTAAAGtacttcaagaaatttcctAAAGATCCGTTGGCCATGATTCTTTATTCTTGgctttcttcaaaactatCCAAGTATGATGTCAAGAGTTTGGAATCGGCTAGCCAATCATCGGGAAGTAATAATaacgaaaagaaggaagcAGACATCAAGGTTATAGACGAGGGTGATGAACATGAAGTTAAAGATCATggtgaaaatgaaacaaaagaagatgatgaggaagacCTTGATGACATAGAAATCGGTTTGCTAGAAGATGAAGTTGTGACTGTATTAACggaaaatattctcaaGTGTAAGAATAACATTTTGGCGCATCGAATCCTCtgtcaatattatttacTCACCAAAGAGTATGAGGCAGCATTGCCATATATTAAAAATGGTATTTCTCTGATTGCCTACAATATAAAGGATTTAGGGGTTTTTTTGCCATTAACCAAAAGAGAATTTTCTCTGGATTTGGCCACTGTTTATACATATGTCGATGCTCCGAAGGACCACAATGCTGCATTAAGGTTATATGATAACATTTTGTCTGGTGATTCTGACAACATACAAGCCAAAATGGGTAAAGGTATAATCTTTATTGAAAGGAAGAACTGGAAAGATGCTATGACATTACTAACCGAGGTACATGAACAATCTCCTGACAATCTGGAAGTTTTATCCGAACTTTCATGGAGTAAGGCCCATATGGGTCAAATGGACGAGTCACTGATTGGTTTGGATACTGTTGTAAAGGCTATTAAGGGTATGGATTTACGTTCAATAGATTTTAGAGCACTAAACTTATGGAGACAAGCCAAAGTTTACATCATGATACATACCTCCAGCAGCGACCCTCAACAGGAAAATATTAAGCGCGCATTTAAACTGCTCATTCAAAGTATTAAAATCTTAGATACTTTTGCCCCTGGGTTTTCCACATTAGGCGATATCTATTGCCACTATTATAAAGACCATTCAAGGGCTTTTAAGTGTTATTTCAAAGCCTTCGATCTAAACGCGGGTGATTATACGGCCTCGAAGTATATTACCGAAACCTATGCAAACAAGCCCAATTGGCAAGCTGCATCCTCCATCGCCTCAAGGTTAATCAAAGGTGAAAAGGCGAAGGCAGAACTGCGTAAGAATAATTGGCCATTTAGGGTCGTGGGAATTGCACACTTGGAGAAACAGGAGGAAAGCGATTCTATAGAGTGGTTTCAATCTGCTTTACGCATCGATCCGAATGATGTTGAGTCATGGGTAGGCCTGGGACAAGCTTACCACGCGTGTGGTCGTATAGAAGCGTCGattaaagtttttgataaagCAATTCAGTTAAGACCCTCTCATACTTATGCACAATACTTCAAGGCTGTTTCTTTGTGTGACATTGGTGAATATCTCGAAAGTTTAGagattttaaaaaaagtatgCCAAGAAGATTCAACAGAAGAATCATTCCAAAGTGCTCTAGTGGAAGTTCTTATGAAGTACTCCTTGGATTTATATTCCCAAGGATTTTTGCTCAAATCAGTTTCAATCGCCAATGACACCATTGAGAGGATCAAGGTGATCATAACCGAATTGAAATGCATTAATCAACGGGTTTGGATATGTCTTTCACAAGTTTTAAGACTATTCATTTGGATAGAGTCAAAAGTTGATACTTTACCAGTCGAATCGCTAgtatcaatttttgaaacttctGAACTTTCTGGGAGTAAAGAAATCGATTCCATTGACGATATCAAAATCGAAACTCTACTTGATAGTActattgatgataatgtGTCCATTGCGTGCAAGTTTTTGATCCTTGCTTCAAAATACAGTGTCTCCAACGAAAACTTTTCGGATATTGCCGGAATAGTTAGAGCCTCATACTGGTATAACATCGGTATATCTGAGCTCACTGCATTCATAACCTTGAAAGAACCACAGTATAAAAATGCTGCTGTTTTTGCTTTCAAGAAATCGATTCAGTTACAATCTAATGCAAGTGAAACTTGGATTGGACTAGGAATAGCAACCATGGATATAAACTTTCGCGTCTCACAACATTGCTTTATCAAAGCAACTGCTTTGGAACCTAAAGCTACGGATACTTGGTTCAACTTAGCTATGTTGggtttgaagaaaaacgaTGCTGAGTTCGCTCAACAAGTTCTTAATAAACTACAAAGCCTTGCCCCACAGGATTCTTCACCATGGCTAGGAATGGCCTTGATCCTCGAGAAACAAGGAAACGTTATTGAAAGTTCTAAGCTGTTCGCCCACTCCTTCATATTATCTAATGGAAGATCAAAGGCCGCGCAATTTTTGTATGCTAAAAATGTTCTCGAAAATCACATTAATAATGGTGATGACGAAAGAGATATTGAGATAGTGGAAAAACTAACCACTACTTCAATAGCTTTAGAGCAGTTTTTTAAGAAAAGCCCCGAAAATCCATTTGCTCTTCAGTGTGCTTTGTTAACTCTTGAAAGGTTACATCACTATCAACATGCAAACGAACTCGCAAATCGATTAATAGGAATATTGGAGAAAAGGTTTGAGAAAACTCAGGATGAAAGAGAATTATTTACTTTTGGAATAATTAAGGGACAGTTTGCCCGTATTCACCTAGGCTTAGGAAATTTTGAACTCTCTATAGAAAACGCAGAGCTTTCTCAAGGTATCATATCTGAATCTAGCGATCgaaattcaatgaaaaccaaaatatCCAATCATATTTGCCTCGGCTTAAgtcatttctttctcaatGAATTTGATCAGACTTTAAGCCAATTCCAAGAACTACTCAGTGTCTCGAAGGATTCCAAGCATTTGGTTATTTTAATCGCGAAGGTTCTTTATGACGTAGGTGAGTCAGAGGCAAAGGAAATTGCTTTGCAAGAACTAACAGAATATATAACCATTAAAGGAGCGGATTTGCTAATTACACTAACCATTGCAGCTATGTCAATCTTGGACGGTAAGCGCGAAGATTTAAGTATTATTTTGGAGGAATTGAAAGCTTTACCACTATCGAGTCAAATAATTGATAAGCACAAAGACGCGCCATATTTGATAGAAGAGATTACAAAAAGGCTTCATTTTAATGATACCGGTAAACAAGTATGGCAAAGAAGTGCATACTTTTTCCCAAATAATCTGAAGGTTTGGGAGATGCTAAATAAGACTATTCAACGTAGAATAGCATCTGATGGTCAAAACAAAGTGACTGCGGAAGATATGAGTATATTGTACTGTGAAACTAAAAATTTAAGAAGCGTTCAAAGGGGTATGTTTCTATGCCCTTGGAATGCATCTGCAGTGCAAGCTTTAAGGGAATGTTTCTAG
- the RPC82 gene encoding DNA-directed RNA polymerase III subunit C82 (similar to Saccharomyces cerevisiae RPC82 (YPR190C); ancestral locus Anc_7.547), translated as MDELLGDALNENNQAGEGVVESERLVTPEDVMTISSLEQRTLNPGMFLYKELVKAHLGERAASVISMLVALGRLSVRELVEKIDGMDVDSTKTTLVSLTQLRCVKYLQETAISGKKTTYYYYNEEGIHLLLYSGLIIDEIISQMRVGDEEEHKQMVAEIVQNVISLGSLTVEDYLSSVTSDSTKYTISSLFVQLCEMGYLIQISKLHYTPIEDLWQFLYDKHYKAIPRNSPLSDLKKRSQAKMNAKTDFAKIINKPNELSQILTIDPKTSLRIVKPTVSLTINLDRFMKGRRSKQLTNLARTRVGSVTAQVYKIALRLTEQKSPSIIDPLTQTGLLQDLEEAKSFQDELELVEEKTPGLTFNAIDLARHIPTELDLRGSLITRKPSNNKKRSSPNAVTPLPGKKLKTEDGFVIPALPAAITKSLQESEDTQQEDEDEDEDDLDADTEDPHSASLINSHLKLLASSNFPFLSETKPGVYYVPYSKLMPALKSSVYEYIIASTLGPSAMRLSRCIRDNKLVSEKIINSTALMKEKDIRSTLASLIRYNSVEIQEVPRTVDRSASRAVFLFRCKETHSYNFMKQNLEWNMANLLFKKERLKQENSTLLKKANRDDVKGKENELLLPSELNQLKMVNERELNVFARLSRLLSLWEVFQMA; from the coding sequence ATGGACGAGCTACTGGGAGATGCACTGaatgaaaacaatcaaGCAGGCGAGGGCGTTGTCGAATCAGAAAGATTGGTCACACCCGAGGATGTTATGACCATATCTTCATTGGAACAACGGACTCTGAATCCTGGTATGTTTTTATACAAAGAATTGGTGAAGGCACACTTAGGTGAAAGAGCGGCGTCTGTAATTAGCATGTTAGTTGCGCTTGGGAGATTGAGTGTGCGAGAACTGGTGGAGAAAATAGATGGAATGGACGTAGACAGTACCAAGACCACACTGGTGTCATTAACGCAATTGAGATGTGTCAAGTACTTGCAAGAAACGGCGATATCCGGGAAGAAGACAACATACTATTACTATAACGAGGAAGGAATTCATCTTTTGCTCTACTCAGGGTTgattattgatgaaattattAGCCAAATGCGTGTTGGTGATGAAGAGGAGCATAAGCAGATGGTGGCTGAAATTGTGCAGAACGTTATATCATTAGGCTCCTTGACCGTGGAAGATTATTTAAGCAGTGTCACATCAGATTCCACAAAGTACACCATCTCATCATTATTTGTGCAGTTGTGTGAAATGGGGTATCTGATTCAAATATCTAAATTGCATTATACCCCAATCGAAGATCTGTGGCAGTTTCTATATGACAAACATTACAAAGCTATTCCTAGAAATTCCCCGCTATctgatttgaagaagaggtcTCAAGCAAAAATGAATGCAAAAACTGATTTTgctaaaataataaataaaccAAATGAACTTTCACAAATCCTAACAATTGATCCGAAGACTTCATTAAGGATTGTAAAACCTACAGTATCCTTGACAATAAATTTGGATAGGTTCATGAAGGGCAGAAGATCTAAACAATTGACTAATTTGGCCAGGACGAGAGTCGGCTCAGTGACAGCTCAGGTTTACAAAATTGCATTAAGGCTCACAGAGCAAAAATCTCCTAGCATTATAGACCCACTCACTCAAACAGGACTTTTACAAGATTTAGAGGAGGCTAAATCCTTTCAGGATGAATTAGAACTTGTCGAGGAGAAGACTCCAGGACTTACTTTTAATGCTATTGACTTGGCCAGACACATTCCCACTGAATTGGATTTGCGTGGCAGTTTGATAACCAGGAAGCcatcaaataataaaaaacgTTCTAGTCCAAACGCTGTTACACCTTTGCCTGgtaaaaaattgaaaaccGAGGACGGATTTGTGATTCCTGCGTTACCTGCTGCTATAACTAAATCCCTCCAAGAGAGCGAAGATACACAACAAGAAGACGAAGAcgaagacgaagatgatCTAGACGCAGATACTGAAGACCCTCACTCGGCCTCTTTGATAAATAGTCATTTAAAACTCTTAGCATCATCAAATTTCCCCTTCTTAAGTGAAACCAAACCGGGTGTTTATTATGTTCCATATAGTAAACTAATGCCGGCGTTAAAATCATCCGTTTATGAGTATATAATTGCTTCAACGTTGGGGCCATCTGCCATGCGTTTAAGCCGTTGCATTCGCGATAATAAATTGGTTTCCGAAAAAATCATCAACTCAACTGCGTTAATGAAGGAAAAGGATATAAGATCTACCCTGGCATCTCTAATTCGGTACAATTCTGTGGAGATCCAAGAAGTTCCTAGAACTGTTGACAGATCTGCATCTAGGGCAGTTTTCTTATTCAGATGCAAGGAAACGCATTCCTATAATTTCATGAAGCAAAACCTGGAATGGAATATGGCAAATCTactcttcaaaaaagaaagattaaaacaagaaaattctaCCTTATTAAAGAAGGCAAACAGAGATGACGTTaagggaaaagaaaatgaattattattaccaAGTGAATTAAACCAATTAAAGATGGTTAATGAAAGAGAACTGAACGTCTTTGCACGTTTATCGAGATTACTTTCACTTTGGGAAGTTTTCCAAATGGCATAA
- the QCR2 gene encoding ubiquinol--cytochrome-c reductase subunit 2 (similar to Saccharomyces cerevisiae QCR2 (YPR191W); ancestral locus Anc_7.548) translates to MLSAARFQFAQGSVRRLTVSARDAPSKVSTLAVKVHGGSRYASKDGVSHLLSRFNFQNTNNRSALKLVRESELLGGTFNSTLDREYITLKATFLKDDLPYYVNAIADVLYKTAFKPHELTESVLPAAKYDYAVAEQCPVKSAEEQLYAITFRKGLGNPLLYDGVEKVSLQDIKDFADKVYTKENLEVSGENIVEADLKRFVDDSLLSTLPAGKSLVSKSELKSFVGEENRVRFIGDSVAAIGVPVNKASLAQYEVLANYLTSALSDLSGLVSSAKLDKFSDGGLFTLIVRDQDSAVVSANIKKIVAGLKKATDLSPAVNYTKLKNAVQNGALSSPVELKFDGVKDFKLGKFNYVAVGDVSNLPYLDEL, encoded by the coding sequence ATGTTGTCTGCAGCTAGATTTCAATTTGCTCAGGGGTCAGTTAGAAGACTAACTGTTTCAGCAAGAGACGCTCCCAGTAAAGTGTCTACGTTGGCCGTGAAGGTTCATGGTGGGTCTCGTTATGCATCCAAGGATGGTGTGTCCCATCTTTTAAGCAGATTCAACTTCCAAAATACAAACAATAGATCGGCCTTGAAATTGGTCAGAGAATCCGAACTATTAGGGGGAACTTTTAATTCAACTTTGGATAGGGAATATATCACCTTGAAAGctacttttttgaaagacgACCTTCCCTACTATGTTAATGCCATAGCAGATGTATTGTATAAGACTGCCTTTAAACCTCACGAGCTAACAGAATCAGTTTTACCTGCTGCCAAATACGATTACGCGGTTGCTGAACAATGCCCGGTAAAAAGCGCAGAAGAACAGTTGTACGCCATTACATTCAGAAAAGGTTTGGGGAACCCATTATTGTACGATGGCGTGGAAAAAGTTAGTTTGCAAGATATTAAGGACTTTGCGGACAAAGTGTACACCAAGGAGAACTTGGAAGTTAGTGGTGAAAACATCGTTGAGGCCGACTTGAAGCGATTTGTTGACGATTCATTGTTAAGCACTCTACCTGCAGGTAAGTCGTTGGTGAGCAAATCTGAATTAAAATCCTTTGTaggtgaagaaaatagagTGAGATTTATCGGTGACTCCGTCGCGGCTATTGGTGTCCCAGTGAACAAGGCTTCTTTAGCACAATACGAAGTGTTGGCCAACTACTTGACATCGGCACTCTCTGATCTTTCTGGTTTGGTCAGCTCCGCTAAACTTGATAAGTTCAGTGACGGTGGCCTGTTCACTTTAATTGTTAGAGATCAAGACAGCGCTGTGGTGTCTGCTAATATCAAGAAGATTGTTGCCGGTTTGAAGAAGGCTACCGACCTGTCTCCTGCTGTAAATTACActaaattgaaaaatgctGTCCAGAATGGAGCTCTTTCCAGTCCAGTTGAACTAAAATTCGACGGCGTGAAGGACTTTAAGTTGGGTAAATTCAACTACGTAGCCGTTGGTGATGTTTCAAACTTGCCATATTTGGACGAATtgtaa
- the AQY1 gene encoding Aqy1p (similar to Saccharomyces cerevisiae AQY1 (YPR192W)), whose product MSSNDSNDTEKQHTRLDPTGVDDAYIPPEQPETKHHRFRISRDTLRNHFIAAVGEFCGTFMFLWCAYVICNVANHDVALVAAPDGSHPGQLIMIAIGFGFSVMFSIWCFAGVSGGALNPAVSLSLCLARAVSPTRCAVMWISQIVAGMAAGGAASAMTPGEVLFANSLGLGCSRTRGLFLEMFGTAILCLTVLMTAVEKRETNFMAALPIGISLFIAHVALTAYTGTGVNPARSLGAAVAARYFPHYHWIYWIGPLLGSILAWSVWQLLQILDYTTYVTAEKAASTKEKAQKKDQTSNSSVATEV is encoded by the coding sequence ATGTCTTCTAACGATTCAAACGATACGGAAAAGCAGCACACTCGTTTAGACCCTACTGGTGTCGACGACGCCTACATTCCTCCAGAGCAGCCGGAAACAAAGCACCATCGCTTCAGGATTTCCAGAGACACACTTAGAAACCACTTTATTGCCGCAGTCGGAGAGTTTTGCGGGACGTTTATGTTTTTATGGTGCGCTTACGTTATCTGCAATGTTGCTAACCATGATGTGGCACTCGTTGCAGCACCTGACGGCTCCCACCCGGGTCAATTGATCATGATTGCGATTGGTTTCGGGTTTTCCGTCATGTTTTCCATCTGGTGCTTTGCTGGTGTCTCTGGTGGTGCTTTGAATCCCGCCGTTTCGCTTTCCTTGTGTTTGGCAAGGGCCGTCTCTCCAACAAGATGTGCTGTTATGTGGATTTCGCAAATTGTTGCGGGAATGGCCGCTGGAGGTGCTGCAAGCGCTATGACCCCAGGTGAAGTCCTCTTTGCCAATTCTTTGGGGCTGGGCTGCTCCAGGACTAGAGGCCTGTTCCTGGAAATGTTCGGCACTGCTATTCTCTGCTTGACAGTTTTAATGACTGCTGTTGAAAAGCGTGAAACTAACTTTATGGCCGCGCTGCCCATCGGTATCTCCCTGTTTATTGCCCATGTCGCTTTGACTGCCTACACAGGCACAGGTGTCAACCCAGCAAGGTCTTTGGGAGCTGCTGTCGCAGCTAGATATTTCCCTCACTACCACTGGATTTACTGGATCGGCCCCTTATTAGGGTCTATTTTAGCATGGTCTGTGTGGCAATTATTACAAATCTTAGATTACACTACCTATGTTACTGCTGAGAAGGCTGCCAGCACCAAGGAAAAGgctcaaaaaaaagatcaaacTAGCAATTCCTCTGTTGCGACTGAAGTTTGA
- the HPA2 gene encoding histone acetyltransferase (similar to Saccharomyces cerevisiae HPA2 (YPR193C)), with amino-acid sequence MSNSSEDNIIIRFVTENDKEGWQRLWKSYQKFYKVSFSNDLDDFNFNRFLDSNIKMWTAVAVERSSGKNIGMINFFSHVTTWDFKDKVYVNDLYVDVGSRAKVTGVKLIEFVYGEIDKLGTPSVYWCTDESNYRAQLLYTKIGYKAPKIMYKRKGY; translated from the coding sequence ATGTCCAACAGTAGCGAAGATAACATTATCATAAGGTTTGTAACCGAAAACGATAAGGAGGGTTGGCAACGGCTCTGGAAATcctatcaaaaattttataaagTTTCGTTTTCGAATGACTTAGAcgatttcaatttcaacagATTCCTAGATTCTAACATTAAAATGTGGACAGCTGTGGCTGTGGAGAGGTCGAGCGGAAAAAATATAGGAATGATAAACTTTTTTAGCCATGTGACTACTTGGGATTTCAAGGACAAGGTCTACGTCAATGATCTCTATGTCGATGTGGGTTCTAGGGCCAAAGTCACGGGAGTCAAACTAATTGAGTTTGTCTACGGTGAAATTGATAAGCTTGGCACGCCAAGTGTGTATTGGTGTACGGATGAGTCAAATTACAGAGCACAGCTGCTATACACTAAGATCGGTTATAAAGCTCCAAAAATCATGTACAAGAGGAAGggatattga
- the OPT2 gene encoding Opt2p (similar to Saccharomyces cerevisiae OPT2 (YPR194C)), protein MFSTLLYAICQGAFYTHYNILTQKLFYHSAFSFGYQFLLSLSVQFIGFGFAGILRKFVVYPARALWPTVMPTIAINKALLGKEEHESGMSRYKFFFLTFFVMFVYNWFPTFIINILNTFNWMTWIKPTSINLANITGGVTGLGINPISSFDWNVISFNSPLVYPFWSYLTQYLGCILAALIVIAVYYSNYMICQYLPIFTNSLYTNTGNSFKVTKILDSDNKLDVKKYQSYSPPYYTAGNLVTYGAFICAYPLMITWSFIVHSKLLFNAFKDWTLNLWALRKLTTWAIMFKNNYRLLDDYDDPHSNAMKNYREVPDWWYFAILIASLIVGIAVVEHYPTNTPVWGLFVSLGFNFVFLIPTTILQATTGYSFGLNLLIEMVMGYALPGNPVAIMILKAFGYNIDGQADNYVSNLKIAHYCKIPPMALFRGQCIIVLIQIFVNLGVLNWQISNIKDFCTPHQNAKFTCPDAVTYYNASVVWGAIGPKRIFNYIYPIIKWCWLIGACIGILFGVWKRWGKFYPKYFDPMLFVGGMLNMSPPYNLMYYTSGMIVSYISQYYMKRHHLNLWEKYNYVLSAGFSTGLVLSAIIIFFAVQYKDTAFNWWGNTVPYAGADGVGYPLKNITDTAKGYFGYAPGHYP, encoded by the coding sequence atgTTTTCAACCTTGTTATATGCAATTTGTCAAGGCGCGTTCTACACACATTACAATATTTTGACGCAAAAACTCTTCTACCATTCTGCCTTTTCGTTTGGCTACCAATTCTTACTATCGTTGTCTGTACAATTTATTGGATTCGGATTTGCTGGGATTCTTAGGAAATTTGTTGTTTATCCAGCTCGTGCATTATGGCCAACAGTGATGCCAACTATTGCTATAAACAAAGCTCTATTGGGCAAAGAAGAGCACGAGTCTGGTATGAGCAGGTAtaagttcttctttttgacttttttcGTAATGTTCGTTTATAACTGGTTTCCcactttcatcattaacATTCTGAACACTTTTAATTGGATGACCTGGATCAAACCAACTAGCATTAATCTCGCAAATATTACTGGAGGTGTTACTGGTCTTGGGATTAATCCCATCTCATCCTTTGATTGGAATGTTATATCGTTTAACTCTCCATTGGTCTATCCATTCTGGTCTTACTTAACACAGTACCTTGGCTGTATCTTGGCAGCTTTAATCGTCATTGCAGTATATTATAGTAATTATATGATTTGTCAATATCTGCCAATATTTACAAATTCTTTGTATACAAACACTGGCAATTCCTTTAAAGTTACTAAGATATTAGACAGCGACAACAAATTAGatgtgaaaaaatatcaaagttACTCACCACCATACTATACTGCCGGAAATTTGGTAACATATGGCGCTTTTATTTGCGCATATCCTCTTATGATTACATGGTCGTTTATTGTACACTCAAAACTATTATTCAATGCTTTTAAAGATTGGACTTTGAATTTGTGGGCTTTAAGAAAGCTTACAACCTGGGCCATCATGTTCAAAAACAACTATAGGCTTCTAGATGACTACGATGACCCTCATTCTAATGCAATGAAAAACTACAGAGAAGTTCCAGATTGGTGGTATTTTGCAATATTGATAGCTTCACTCATTGTAGGTATAGCTGTTGTAGAGCACTACCCAACCAATACACCTGTTTGGGGTCTCTTTGTCTCCTTAGGTTTCAATTTTGTCTTCCTGATCCCAACCACTATCTTACAAGCAACCACCGGTTATTCTTTTGGTTTGAATTTGTTAATTGAAATGGTGATGGGATACGCTTTACCAGGTAATCCGGTTGCTATTATGATTTTAAAAGCTTTTGGTTATAACATCGACGGTCAAGCAGACAATTATGTTTCtaatttgaaaattgcACACTATTGTAAAATTCCGCCAATGGCTCTATTTAGGGGACAATGTATCATAGTTCTTATTCAGATATTTGTTAATCTAGGTGTCTTAAACTGGCAGATCTCCAATATCAAAGACTTCTGTACTCCTCATCAAAACGCAAAATTTACCTGCCCTGATGCTGTGACCTACTACAATGCTTCCGTTGTCTGGGGTGCGATTGGGccaaaaagaattttcaattatatTTATCCAATCATTAAATGGTGCTGGTTGATAGGTGCGTGTATAGGTATTTTATTTGGTGTTTGGAAACGTTGGGGTAAATTTTATCCAAAATATTTCGACCCGATGTTATTCGTAGGTGGAATGTTAAACATGAGCCCTCCATATAACCTGATGTACTATACATCGGGTATGATTGTTAGTTACATTTCCCAGTACTACATGAAGAGACACCATTTGAATTTATGGGAGAAATACAATTACGTGCTATCGGCAGGCTTTTCAACAGGCTTAGTTTTGTCAgctattatcattttctttgcagTCCAATATAAAGACACAGCTTTCAATTGGTGGGGCAATACAGTCCCATATGCCGGTGCTGATGGGGTTGGCTATCCGCTCAAAAACATAACTGATACGGCAAAGGGCTACTTCGGCTATGCTCCAGGGCACTATCCGTGA